From the genome of Acidaminococcus sp.:
ACGCTGTAAAAGGCATCAGTCTGGAAGTCGGAGACGGAGAGATCGTAACTCTGATTGGCTCCAATGGTGCCGGCAAGACGACTACGCTGCAGACGATTTCCGGAATTTTGAAACCCAAAACCGGCTCCATTGAATTTAACGGAGAGGAACTCGTAGGCGTTCCGGCCCATAAAATTGTGGGTAAAGGCCTTGTGCATGTACCGGAAGGGCGTCACGTTTTTTCCAATATGACGGTCATGGAAAACCTGGATATGGGGGCTTATCTTCGGGCCGATAAAGACGGTATTGAAAAGGACCGCAAAAAAGTCTTTGAATTATTTCCCCGTCTTTATGAACGCCGTGAACAAATGGCAGGTACCTTATCCGGCGGCGAGCAGCAGATGCTGGCTATGGGACGGGCGCTGATGAGCAAGCCGAAAACACTGCTGCTGGACGAACCTTCCATGGGGCTTGCACCGCTTCTGGTAAAGGAAATCTTTTCGATTATCAAAAGTATTCACGAACAGGGCACGACTGTTCTTTTGGTAGAACAGAATGCAAATATGGCGCTTTCTATTGCCGACCGTGCTTATGTGCTCGAAACGGGCCGCATTGTCCTGTCAGGAACGGCTGCAGAAATGGCAGCCAGCGAAGAAGTCCGTAAGGCTTATCTGGGTGGTTAAGCTCATTGATCAGCACTTTTCCAGGAGAAAGGGGTAGCACCATGAAAGTCGAAGAATTGATGACCAAAGTTGTAAAAGTAGTAAAAGCTGATCAGTCCCTGCTTGAAATCAGGGAACTGATGCTGAATAATAACTTGCGCCGGATTCCGGTCGTAGATAAGGAAGGCCATCTGAAGGGTATCGTGACCGACGGGGATGTATCCCGGGCTACACCGTCCGATGCCAGTACACTGGACCGGTATGAAGCCAATTATATTTTGGGCAAACTGAAAGCCCAGGACTTAATGACAAAAGCGGTCATTACTGTGAAAGCGGAAGACGGGGTAGAAACCGCGGCCTATCTGATGTATAAGAATAAAATCGGGGCATTGCCGGTCGTCAATGAGAATAATGAGATTGTCGGGATTATTTCCGATACGGATATTTTCAAAGCCTTCGTTGATCTGTTGGGATATGCGAAGACTTCGACCAAGATTACTATCGATACGCTCGACCGGGTGGGCGTTCTCGCCGATTTGACCCAGATTTTCAAGGATCGCGGCGTCAATATTATTTCTGTTATTACCCGCAAGCTTGGACCGAAACGGGCAGCCGTTACTGTGCGCGCCAATCTGACCAATGCCATGGACATCATTCAGACAATCAGGGATGCCGGATTTGTGATTACCGAAATCTCGACACTGAAGGTGGATGACAGACATGAAAGCTGACACAGATTACAAAGTAGGAGACATCGTGCGGATGAAAAAAGCCCATCCCTGCGGATCCTATGAATGGGAAATCCTGAGAACAGGTATGGACTTTGGCATCAAATGCCGCGGCTGCGGACACTTTGTCATGCTTCCGAGACAAAAGTTCGAAAAAAACGTGCGCGATGTACTGCTGCACAAAGAGTAATAAAAGAGGCTGTGAAACAATGAGCAATTACTGTTTCACAGCCTCTTTTTTGCAGTCTGCAGCCTGACAGATCAGCGACCTGTTAGCGGCGGCTTTACTCCTTGTGTATTTTCTTATATTGCTTTTCCACAGCGGCACCGACATATTCGCCATATGTATCTTCCGAAGCCAGCCATCTATCTTTTTCCGCGTTATTTTCTGTCATGTATCCCTGGGGATTGATCACACAGAGATATTTTGTCAGTGCTTTTCCTTTTTCCACATCGTACTCCGTGAGGGAAATAAGCCATTTCGCCCGGCTTGTCGGGTGGTTTAGTTTTGTTTTTTCCCAAACCTCGTACTTGCGTGTGCCTGTCTTGCGGATCGTTTTGGGATTGATCCATTTCCGACCCACATTGGGCAGCGTCTTTACAAAGGTCCAGGGACCCTTGACCCGATAATAATCACGGTAGTAACGCGCATGCGTCATCGTGTCTGTCATGGCCATTAGTGGCTGCCAGGGGCCGATTTTCTTAGTTCCTGAAA
Proteins encoded in this window:
- a CDS encoding ABC transporter ATP-binding protein translates to MLKVKDLNVYYGAIHAVKGISLEVGDGEIVTLIGSNGAGKTTTLQTISGILKPKTGSIEFNGEELVGVPAHKIVGKGLVHVPEGRHVFSNMTVMENLDMGAYLRADKDGIEKDRKKVFELFPRLYERREQMAGTLSGGEQQMLAMGRALMSKPKTLLLDEPSMGLAPLLVKEIFSIIKSIHEQGTTVLLVEQNANMALSIADRAYVLETGRIVLSGTAAEMAASEEVRKAYLGG
- a CDS encoding CBS and ACT domain-containing protein, with the protein product MKVEELMTKVVKVVKADQSLLEIRELMLNNNLRRIPVVDKEGHLKGIVTDGDVSRATPSDASTLDRYEANYILGKLKAQDLMTKAVITVKAEDGVETAAYLMYKNKIGALPVVNENNEIVGIISDTDIFKAFVDLLGYAKTSTKITIDTLDRVGVLADLTQIFKDRGVNIISVITRKLGPKRAAVTVRANLTNAMDIIQTIRDAGFVITEISTLKVDDRHES
- a CDS encoding DUF951 domain-containing protein — its product is MKADTDYKVGDIVRMKKAHPCGSYEWEILRTGMDFGIKCRGCGHFVMLPRQKFEKNVRDVLLHKE